One window of Pelmatolapia mariae isolate MD_Pm_ZW linkage group LG18, Pm_UMD_F_2, whole genome shotgun sequence genomic DNA carries:
- the LOC134617198 gene encoding 5-beta-cholestane-3-alpha,7-alpha-diol 12-alpha-hydroxylase-like — protein sequence MELLLPILLGFLACLVGGLYLVGVFRQRRPGEPPLDKGLVPWLGHVLEFRRNTLKFLERMEKKHGDIFTVQLGGFYITFVQDPFSFGGFVKESRDKLDFRKFAVHLVHRVFGYKAVEGEHNILHNSSNKHLKGEGLQELTQSFMSNLQNMMLHNIGSAAEDRTWKEDGLFRYSYNVVFRAGYLALFGNVPPKSEQSEEKAKEKDRAESEALFHEFRKYDQLFPRLAYGVLPPMEKLAAERLKAYFWDVLSILKMKTKDNISGWVWDIQQGKEETGMDMSMITRYMFVLLWASQGNTGPSSFWLLLFLMKHPEAMKAVKEEVDKVLKESGQEVRPGGPLVNLTREMLLKTPILDSAVEETLRLTAAPLLTRAVIKDMTFKMADGREYLLRKGDRIAIFPFSSVHHDPEIHPEPHSFKYDRFLNPDGTKKTDFYKAGKKVKYYTMPWGSGVSMCPGRFFATNELKQFVFLMLVYFEFELKNPDVKIPEIDLSRYGFGTMQPVRDVQFRFRLRY from the coding sequence atggagctgctgctgccGATACTTCTTGGCTTTCTTGCTTGTCTGGTCGGAGGGCTGTACCTTGTCGGAGTGTTCAGACAGCGGCGACCAGGAGAACCCCCCCTTGATAAAGGGCTCGTTCCTTGGTTGGGTCATGTCTTAGAGTTTCGCAGGAACACCTTGAAGTTCCTAGAGAGAATGGAGAAGAAGCACGGTGATATATTTACAGTACAGCTGGGAGGGTTTTATATTACATTTGTCCAGGACCCTTTTTCATTTGGGGGGTTTGTTAAGGAGAGTCGGGACAAACTGGACTTTCGAAAGTTTGCTGTGCATCTGGTGCACAGAGTATTTGGATATAAAGCTGTTGAAGGGGAGCACAATATTCTCCACAATTCCAGCAACAAGCATCTGAAGGGGGAAGGTCTGCAAGAACTGACCCAATCTTTTATGAGTAATTTGCAGAACATGATGTTGCACAACATTGGATCAGCTGCAGAGGACAGGACCTGGAAAGAAGATGGACTGTTCAGGTACAGCTACAATGTTGTTTTCAGAGCTGGATATTTGGCCTTGTTTGGCAATGTGCCACCCAAGTCAGAACAAAGTGAGGAGAAAgccaaagagaaagacagagctGAATCAGAAGCTTTGTTTCACGAGTTTCGTAAATATGACCAGCTCTTCCCCAGACTGGCGTATGGGGTCCTCCCACCGATGGAAAAGTTGGCTGCAGAGAGGTTGAAGGCATACTTCTGGGATGTTCTGTCAATcctgaaaatgaaaaccaagGACAATATCAGTGGCTGGGTGTGGGACATACAGCAGGGTAAAGAGGAAACAGGAATGGATATGTCAATGATAACCAGATACATGTTTGTGCTTCTTTGGGCCTCTCAGGGCAACACAGGGCCTTCTTCATTCTggctgctcctcttcctcatgaAACACCCAGAAGCCATGAAAGCAGTGAAGGAAGAGGTGGATAAAGTTCTGAAAGAATCTGGACAGGAGGTCCGGCCTGGTGGTCCTTTGGTCAACCTGACCCGTGAAATGCTGTTGAAAACACCGATCCTGGACAGTGCTGTCGAAGAGACCCTTCGACTCACTGCTGCACCCCTCCTCACCAGGGCAGTGATAAAGGACATGACCTTCAAGATGGCTGATGGGCGTGAATATTTACTTCGCAAGGGTGACAGAATTGCAATCTTTCCTTTCAGTTCTGTCCACCATGACCCAGAGATCCATCCTGAGCCGCACTCATTCAAATATGACCGCTTCCTGAATCCAGACGGGACCAAGAAAACTGATTTTTACAAAGCAGGAAAGAAGGTAAAATATTACACCATGCCCTGGGGATCCGGGGTCTCCATGTGCCCTGGCCGTTTCTTTGCCACCAATGAGCTCAAACAGTTTGTTTTCCTCATGTTGGTCTATTTTGAGTTTGAGCTGAAGAACCCGGATGTGAAGATACCAGAAATTGACCTCAGTCGATACGGCTTTGGAACGATGCAACCTGTCAGAGATGTCCAGTTCAGATTCAGACTCAGATATTAA